The Esox lucius isolate fEsoLuc1 chromosome 5, fEsoLuc1.pri, whole genome shotgun sequence genome includes a region encoding these proteins:
- the pigf gene encoding phosphatidylinositol-glycan biosynthesis class F protein: MWDQEIRQMASSHAIMASGVFMATVVPAVLVPGFSVYGTHLLWLYSVAGSVAVVNITLFWLLGVSPPTKKHTLTYKVSKLVRSCLYLFLSCLFFHTVVVLYGAPLLETALETFSLAVLLTSLTTLRCVCVLGPNVQAWIRVFSRHGAMSVWDTSLQMVVGCSVVGAWLGAFPIPLDWDRPWQVWPVSCSLGAVIGYLTGLVVAPTWIHWHRKHLTYKSK, encoded by the exons ATGTGGGACCAGGAGATCAGACAGATGGCATCCAGCCACGCCATCATGGCGTCTGGGGTGTTTATGGCGACGGTGGTGCCTGCAGTGCTAGTACCTGGCTTTTCTGTGTATGGAACACACCTGCTGTGGCTGTACTCTGTGGCCGGATCTGTTGCTGTGGTTAACATCACCCTGTTCTGGCTATTGGGGGTCAGCCCCCCAAccaagaaacacacactcacctacaaG GTGTCTAAGTTAGTGCGTTCCTGTCTTTACCTGTTTCTCTCGTGTCTGTTCTTCCACACTGTAGTGGTCCTGTATGGAGCTCCGCTACTGGA AACTGCATTGGAGACATTCTCTCTGGCGGTGTTGCTGACAAGCTTAACCACtctgcggtgtgtgtgtgttctggggcCAAATGTCCAGGCCTGGATAAGAGTCTTCAGTCGCCATGG GGCCATGTCTGTGTGGGACACCTCTCTACAGATGGTGGTTGGATGCAGTGTTGTGGGAGCCTGGCTGGGGGCATTCCCTATTCCCCTGGACTGGGACCGTCCCTGGcag GTGTGGCCTGTGTCCTGCAGTCTGGGTGCAGTGATTGGTTACCTGACTGGGCTGGTTGTAGCTCCCACCTGGATCCATTGGCACCGCAAACACCTGACCTACAAGAGCAAGTGA